The following are from one region of the Anaeropeptidivorans aminofermentans genome:
- a CDS encoding WecB/TagA/CpsF family glycosyltransferase — MRTEILGIGVDCVTNEEALKFVLDTIKENKRENKIIVTPNPEMIIGAKKDSEFSNVLKSADLVIPDGIGVVMASKLNKIKIKERVPGCDFTLSIFDKIKFREGTVYILGAGPGVAKKAKENMERKYPGLRIVGYHDGFFDEIEEKSIIKEIESLKPDVLLVGLGFPKQEKWIYRNKALPVNLSIAIGGSIDVMAGTVKRAPEIFQKLGLEWFYRLIKQPSRFFRMLAIPRFIGAVICEKIKSPFKRR; from the coding sequence TTGAGGACGGAAATTTTAGGTATAGGGGTAGACTGTGTAACCAATGAAGAAGCATTGAAATTTGTTCTGGATACGATAAAAGAGAACAAAAGAGAAAATAAAATAATAGTGACCCCCAATCCGGAAATGATTATAGGCGCAAAAAAGGATTCGGAATTTTCCAATGTGCTTAAATCTGCCGATTTGGTCATACCCGACGGAATAGGCGTCGTTATGGCGTCAAAGCTCAACAAGATTAAAATAAAGGAAAGAGTTCCCGGGTGCGACTTTACACTTTCCATCTTCGACAAAATTAAGTTCAGGGAAGGCACGGTATATATTTTAGGTGCAGGCCCGGGCGTAGCTAAAAAAGCGAAAGAAAATATGGAAAGAAAATATCCCGGTCTTAGAATAGTAGGCTATCACGACGGATTTTTTGATGAGATTGAAGAAAAAAGTATTATTAAAGAAATTGAAAGCTTGAAACCTGATGTTCTTTTAGTCGGGCTTGGGTTCCCCAAACAGGAAAAATGGATTTACAGAAATAAAGCACTGCCAGTAAACTTAAGCATTGCCATAGGCGGAAGCATTGACGTTATGGCAGGAACCGTAAAAAGGGCTCCGGAAATATTTCAAAAACTTGGCCTGGAGTGGTTTTACAGGCTTATAAAGCAGCCCTCAAGATTTTTCAGAATGCTTGCCATACCTAGATTTATTGGGGCGGTAATATGTGAAAAAATAAAATCACCGTTTAAAAGGCGTTAA